Proteins encoded in a region of the Nocardia asteroides genome:
- a CDS encoding DUF305 domain-containing protein, whose product MAADSGLGGQFRRQRTALLILGIIGAILIGFAIGVLARIPLDGATEPDPGPVDVGFSQDMSAHHAQAVEMAGVVLVRSTDTDVRRLAYDILTTQQSQIGRMQGWLQLWNEPAQGVDGFMGWMTEPMGGHDHTGTNEPHHSGPMAAMPGMATPAELAALRQATSPTLDTMFLQLMLRHHEGGLPMMDYAAQHAATTAVRTLAETMATTQRGESELMTTMLRTRGAAPLR is encoded by the coding sequence ATGGCGGCCGACTCCGGCCTGGGCGGCCAGTTCCGCCGTCAGCGCACCGCACTGCTGATCCTGGGCATCATCGGCGCCATCCTGATCGGCTTCGCGATCGGTGTGCTGGCGCGGATTCCGCTGGACGGTGCCACGGAGCCGGATCCGGGCCCGGTCGACGTCGGATTCAGCCAGGACATGTCGGCGCATCACGCCCAAGCCGTCGAAATGGCGGGCGTGGTGCTGGTGCGATCGACCGACACCGACGTCCGCCGCCTCGCCTACGACATCCTGACCACCCAGCAGAGCCAGATCGGGCGCATGCAGGGCTGGTTGCAGCTGTGGAACGAGCCCGCGCAGGGTGTGGACGGTTTCATGGGCTGGATGACCGAGCCGATGGGCGGACACGACCACACCGGGACGAACGAGCCTCACCACTCCGGCCCGATGGCCGCCATGCCGGGCATGGCGACCCCCGCCGAACTCGCCGCGCTGCGCCAGGCCACCAGCCCCACCCTCGACACCATGTTCCTGCAGCTCATGCTGCGCCACCACGAGGGCGGACTGCCGATGATGGACTACGCCGCCCAGCACGCCGCCACCACGGCGGTGCGCACGCTCGCGGAAACCATGGCCACAACCCAACGCGGTGAATCCGAGCTGATGACCACCATGCTCAGAACCCGCGGCGCCGCCCCCCTTCGCTGA
- a CDS encoding PQQ-like beta-propeller repeat protein, with the protein MQSRTLWLAARARDGLLLLAALGWLVAKVEVMDVPTRIQGVVHFRHVWDGTRFRSTATLFLIIAIAAAIGGWRLWRVVESSRRRGWQNSAAAVIVGVVVWAAAITVLLVVWGVLDSSGYIPFEELPSSPRYGLLMLWLVAGVLLGVAALTTVITLSEAIRADVKDDERSGVAHAVGTGAFAVAAALVCVVVAVVSAKPAGVVGSTVTAAALPEPTSAAPVLDLTRITLAHHVGGPDSIGVTAYGLYTTHVGQLTVMDPRTGATRWYVRRPALQPVVSTADASRVLVVRWTNPYCDNDSCAESRVHAYAADTGQELWSRDIGKVPDQQQGWSEYSDPNQPSPERLTRNNPRTGAPMWTVQAEDLGCTPGLVIYGKLVWTVRAGAVQFSCATSKTAAIYEPRIVGALDPESGRVLWTRTSVPHEHLTLPNVPDDPTDPVATVLRRDAGSSSRTRNLDILDARTGRPLGAQKLGDNTGADAPGGYPLTRGYLLTVTGNTAHLTGPDGHELWTAPLPAPPRISGTIPPSGPAWISGNALLVTVGAADRNWIVAYDLASGQPTVLAGPAPTPAGDRPLIDVPVTATLVTRPDPPPSISAQLSIAPWGTLVTGYNHHLLIPTR; encoded by the coding sequence ATGCAGTCCAGGACTCTATGGTTAGCAGCGCGAGCACGCGACGGCTTGTTGTTGCTGGCAGCCTTGGGGTGGCTCGTCGCCAAGGTCGAGGTCATGGATGTCCCCACCAGGATCCAGGGAGTCGTGCACTTCCGGCACGTGTGGGACGGCACCCGGTTTCGCAGCACCGCAACGCTATTCCTGATCATCGCGATCGCGGCGGCGATCGGCGGTTGGCGGCTGTGGCGTGTGGTGGAAAGCTCGCGCCGACGGGGCTGGCAGAATTCGGCGGCCGCGGTGATCGTCGGTGTCGTGGTGTGGGCGGCGGCGATCACAGTGCTGCTGGTTGTGTGGGGCGTGCTGGACAGCAGCGGTTATATCCCGTTCGAGGAGTTGCCATCCTCGCCCCGATACGGATTGCTGATGCTGTGGCTGGTCGCCGGAGTGCTGCTCGGCGTCGCGGCGCTGACGACCGTCATCACGCTGTCGGAGGCCATTCGCGCAGACGTGAAGGACGACGAGCGGTCCGGCGTTGCTCATGCGGTCGGCACGGGAGCGTTCGCGGTGGCGGCGGCACTGGTGTGCGTGGTGGTCGCTGTCGTCAGCGCGAAACCCGCCGGAGTGGTCGGCTCCACGGTCACCGCGGCCGCGCTGCCCGAGCCCACATCGGCGGCCCCGGTGCTGGATCTCACCCGGATCACCCTCGCCCACCATGTCGGCGGTCCCGACAGCATCGGCGTGACCGCCTACGGTCTGTACACCACGCACGTCGGCCAGTTGACCGTTATGGATCCGCGTACCGGAGCGACTCGCTGGTACGTCCGCCGTCCAGCGCTGCAGCCCGTTGTGAGCACCGCCGACGCGAGCCGCGTCCTTGTGGTCCGGTGGACCAACCCATACTGCGACAACGACTCCTGCGCTGAGAGCCGGGTGCACGCCTATGCCGCCGACACCGGGCAGGAACTATGGAGCCGCGACATCGGAAAGGTGCCGGACCAGCAGCAGGGCTGGTCGGAATATTCCGACCCGAACCAGCCCAGTCCGGAACGATTGACGCGCAACAACCCCCGCACCGGGGCCCCGATGTGGACGGTCCAAGCCGAAGACCTCGGTTGCACACCCGGCCTGGTCATCTACGGAAAACTCGTGTGGACCGTGCGAGCCGGCGCGGTGCAGTTCAGCTGCGCGACATCGAAGACCGCCGCGATCTATGAGCCGAGAATCGTCGGCGCGTTGGACCCCGAATCGGGACGGGTGCTGTGGACCCGCACATCGGTTCCCCACGAACATCTGACTCTCCCGAACGTCCCCGACGATCCCACCGACCCCGTCGCTACGGTCCTGCGAAGGGATGCCGGGTCCAGCTCTCGAACCCGCAACCTCGACATTCTGGATGCACGCACCGGCCGACCGCTCGGCGCCCAGAAACTCGGCGACAACACCGGAGCCGACGCCCCGGGCGGGTATCCGCTGACGCGCGGCTATCTTTTGACGGTCACCGGCAACACCGCCCATCTGACCGGGCCTGACGGGCACGAGCTGTGGACGGCGCCGCTGCCGGCGCCGCCGCGGATCTCCGGGACAATTCCGCCGTCCGGCCCGGCCTGGATCAGTGGCAACGCGCTACTCGTCACCGTCGGTGCCGCGGATCGGAACTGGATCGTCGCCTACGACCTCGCCAGCGGTCAACCCACCGTGCTGGCCGGGCCCGCTCCCACGCCCGCGGGAGACCGACCGCTGATCGATGTTCCGGTCACAGCCACGCTCGTCACGCGGCCGGACCCACCGCCCTCCATCTCCGCACAACTCTCGATCGCTCCCTGGGGCACGCTGGTCACCGGCTACAACCATCACCTGCTCATCCCCACCCGCTGA
- a CDS encoding L,D-transpeptidase family protein, which produces MADVGARRGTVRRWAAAGVLVTLVAVLGIVLLPRITGDRPPFDPGSVPGTQVVWVTAAAGADRGTLELWQRDRFRRWGRTLAVPAWVGAAGISREAREGAAYTPEGTFALTEGFGRLPGVGAKLPYLSVDASNTWWWVSDTESPLYNQKFQCAEGDCPFETTRSENLGRTDPQYNYALVIDYNRFPVVPNQGSAFFVHVDVGRPTAGCVAVSDEVMRTLLATLEPSRKPVIGMYAS; this is translated from the coding sequence TTGGCTGATGTCGGGGCTCGGCGTGGGACGGTACGGCGATGGGCCGCGGCGGGGGTTCTCGTCACCCTCGTCGCGGTACTCGGGATCGTGTTGCTGCCGAGGATCACCGGGGATCGGCCACCGTTCGATCCGGGCTCGGTTCCGGGGACTCAAGTCGTCTGGGTGACGGCGGCGGCGGGCGCGGACCGTGGGACGTTGGAACTGTGGCAGCGAGATCGATTTCGGCGCTGGGGGCGCACCTTGGCGGTACCGGCCTGGGTCGGGGCGGCCGGGATCTCGCGGGAGGCCAGAGAAGGCGCCGCGTACACGCCGGAAGGAACTTTCGCGTTGACCGAAGGTTTCGGCCGGTTGCCCGGCGTGGGCGCGAAGCTTCCCTATCTGTCGGTGGACGCGTCCAATACCTGGTGGTGGGTCTCCGACACGGAAAGCCCGCTCTACAACCAGAAATTCCAGTGCGCCGAAGGCGACTGCCCGTTCGAGACCACCCGCAGCGAGAATCTCGGGCGAACCGATCCGCAGTACAACTACGCGCTGGTCATCGACTACAACCGGTTCCCCGTGGTGCCGAATCAAGGCTCGGCCTTCTTCGTCCACGTCGACGTCGGCAGGCCGACCGCGGGCTGTGTCGCGGTGAGCGACGAGGTCATGCGAACGTTGCTGGCCACCCTCGAGCCGTCGAGGAAACCGGTCATCGGCATGTACGCGAGCTGA
- a CDS encoding nuclear transport factor 2 family protein yields MSAKFEVVKGFYAATQTGDGPAILALLHPEFEARTAPGMPCGAGGAFHGPLATMTRVWGAVDRDFDTAPYDETWQETTDGTVVVTGHYRGTARATGREYEAEFVHLWQVDDEGRITRLHQYTDTARWHAALNA; encoded by the coding sequence ATGTCGGCGAAGTTCGAAGTTGTCAAGGGTTTCTACGCCGCGACACAGACCGGTGACGGACCGGCGATCCTTGCCCTGCTGCATCCGGAGTTCGAAGCGCGAACCGCCCCAGGCATGCCGTGCGGGGCGGGCGGAGCCTTCCACGGGCCGCTCGCGACGATGACGCGGGTCTGGGGCGCGGTCGACCGGGATTTCGACACCGCGCCGTACGACGAGACGTGGCAGGAGACAACGGACGGCACCGTCGTGGTGACGGGTCACTATCGCGGCACGGCCCGCGCCACCGGCCGCGAGTACGAGGCCGAGTTCGTGCACCTGTGGCAGGTCGACGACGAAGGCCGCATCACGCGACTGCACCAGTACACCGACACCGCACGCTGGCACGCCGCGTTGAACGCCTGA
- a CDS encoding nuclear transport factor 2 family protein: MAYPPGGQPPDDRPHYPQQPSPGYGPPGPGVPPPGPGQPPPGYPPWGYPPPPPKKSNTGLIAGLVVIVVLVITGAVIAGVLLTSQGKGPLASNEKRVELAIRDFYETLDSRGFRAAAELACTHERAAFEAMTESEKMEIDSTSVSVSIDRIEDIVVSGDTATAKVTGKLTVAVPGEQPDTETSTTEHLKKEDGKWKVCSAEGTR; the protein is encoded by the coding sequence ATGGCGTATCCGCCGGGCGGGCAACCGCCGGACGATCGACCGCACTACCCGCAACAGCCGTCGCCTGGGTACGGACCACCCGGACCGGGGGTGCCTCCACCCGGCCCGGGTCAGCCGCCACCGGGCTACCCGCCCTGGGGTTATCCCCCGCCACCGCCGAAGAAGAGCAACACCGGATTGATCGCAGGCTTGGTGGTGATAGTCGTGCTGGTGATCACGGGCGCGGTGATCGCGGGTGTGTTGTTGACCTCGCAGGGCAAAGGTCCGCTCGCCTCGAACGAGAAACGGGTCGAGCTGGCGATCCGCGACTTCTACGAGACCCTGGACTCGCGTGGCTTCCGAGCGGCGGCCGAGCTGGCGTGTACGCACGAACGCGCCGCGTTCGAGGCGATGACCGAGAGCGAGAAGATGGAGATCGACAGCACCTCGGTTTCGGTGTCCATCGATAGGATCGAGGACATCGTCGTCTCCGGGGACACCGCGACCGCGAAGGTAACCGGCAAGCTCACCGTCGCGGTGCCCGGCGAGCAGCCCGATACCGAAACCAGCACGACCGAGCACCTGAAGAAGGAAGACGGCAAGTGGAAGGTCTGCTCCGCGGAGGGCACGCGCTGA
- a CDS encoding metallophosphoesterase family protein has translation MTCCGPNRRTVLGALGLAALLPFAGRTKNARAQSNSAIATDLEVVTITDTSVILTWTTLAPGADGRLIPVDADTHVRIGPADSPRTPAPVFADDRRTPFHHAEIDGLEPGRTYRFEAWSAGLRAAPALSLTTADPAAPEARGEFTTLVPPPGRRLRTLALANDVHYGEQVSGLLVGELPPGFRQGPGLAPYPEVMLAAVLEDLRRPDRGAERLLLAGDLTAEASEHDTRSVRARLDAWGALGRDYLAVRGNHDRPHVGAEYAGCTPAPTDHRDCWADVFSARQQLVEHEVGGLRILGLDTSMLDGAGGSIERPQFDRLAERLRADPDRPTLLFGHHPVTAESGLTNLAGPGFVLDRRDSDELQALYARCPGVFLHHSGHTHRNRRTRPDAPCAVEFLEVAAVKEYPGGYSLLRLYEGGYMVNFYKTRTEEARRWSALTRGEYFGLLPDYTLGTCADRNHVVLRDFSGLA, from the coding sequence ATGACTTGCTGCGGACCCAACCGCAGAACCGTTCTCGGGGCACTGGGCCTCGCCGCACTGCTCCCCTTCGCCGGTCGCACGAAAAATGCTCGGGCACAGTCGAATTCAGCGATCGCCACGGATCTGGAAGTGGTGACGATCACCGACACCTCGGTGATCCTCACGTGGACCACGCTCGCGCCCGGCGCGGACGGCCGGCTGATCCCCGTCGATGCCGACACCCACGTGCGGATCGGTCCCGCCGACTCACCGCGCACCCCGGCGCCGGTCTTCGCCGACGATCGCCGCACACCGTTCCACCATGCCGAGATCGACGGGCTCGAACCGGGCCGCACCTACCGTTTCGAAGCCTGGTCGGCGGGCCTGCGCGCCGCGCCCGCGCTTTCGCTCACCACGGCCGACCCCGCCGCGCCGGAAGCGCGCGGCGAGTTCACCACACTGGTGCCCCCACCCGGCCGCAGGCTGCGCACCCTGGCACTGGCCAACGACGTGCACTACGGCGAGCAGGTCAGCGGGCTGCTCGTCGGCGAGCTGCCGCCCGGCTTCCGCCAGGGCCCCGGGCTCGCTCCCTATCCCGAGGTGATGCTGGCCGCGGTACTGGAGGATCTACGCCGCCCGGACCGCGGAGCCGAACGACTGCTGCTCGCGGGCGACCTGACCGCCGAAGCCTCCGAGCACGACACCCGCTCCGTGCGGGCCCGCCTCGACGCGTGGGGAGCGCTCGGGCGGGACTACCTGGCCGTGCGCGGCAACCACGACCGGCCGCACGTCGGCGCCGAATACGCCGGTTGCACGCCCGCGCCCACCGACCACCGCGACTGCTGGGCCGACGTCTTCTCCGCACGGCAGCAACTGGTCGAACACGAGGTCGGTGGACTGCGGATACTCGGACTGGACACCAGCATGCTCGACGGGGCGGGCGGGTCCATCGAACGGCCCCAGTTCGATCGCCTCGCCGAACGCCTGCGCGCCGACCCGGACCGGCCGACGCTGCTGTTCGGCCATCACCCGGTCACCGCCGAGTCCGGACTGACCAACCTCGCCGGGCCGGGATTCGTGCTCGATCGACGCGACAGCGACGAGTTGCAGGCGCTCTACGCCCGGTGCCCGGGCGTCTTCCTGCACCACAGCGGCCACACCCACCGCAACCGCCGCACCAGGCCGGACGCGCCGTGCGCGGTGGAGTTCCTCGAAGTCGCCGCGGTCAAGGAGTATCCGGGCGGCTACAGCCTGCTGCGCCTCTACGAAGGCGGCTACATGGTCAATTTCTACAAGACGCGCACCGAGGAAGCGCGGCGCTGGAGCGCGCTCACCCGCGGTGAGTACTTCGGGCTGCTCCCGGATTACACGCTCGGCACCTGCGCCGACCGCAATCACGTTGTGCTGCGCGATTTCTCGGGACTGGCGTAG
- a CDS encoding iron ABC transporter substrate-binding protein: MKSVRWKTIAAASALMLTALGLTACSDSSGDANEITVYNAQHESLTKEWADAFTKETGIKVTLRQGGDTALGNQLVAEGAASPADVFLTENSPAMALVENAGLFADVDAKTLDQVPAQFRPSTGKWTGVAARSTVFVYNKNKVQPGQLPASLLDLAQPQWKGRWGAGVSGADFQAIVAALLAQKGEDVTRAWLKGMKENATPFPNNVATMKAVNSGGPDGGVIYHYYWYRDQAKTKESSADTALHYFKNQDPGAFVSVSGGGVLKASKKQEAAQRFLAFIVGKAGQEVLRDGTSMEYPVAGGVAANPALPPLAELQAPAIDPSKLDSKKVSALMTEAGLL, encoded by the coding sequence ATGAAGTCGGTCAGATGGAAGACGATTGCCGCCGCATCGGCCCTCATGCTGACAGCCCTCGGCCTCACGGCTTGCTCCGATTCCTCCGGCGACGCGAACGAGATCACCGTCTACAACGCGCAGCACGAATCGCTCACCAAGGAGTGGGCCGACGCGTTCACCAAGGAAACCGGCATCAAGGTGACCTTGCGCCAGGGCGGCGACACGGCACTGGGCAATCAACTGGTGGCCGAGGGCGCGGCGTCCCCCGCCGACGTCTTCCTCACCGAGAACTCGCCCGCCATGGCGCTGGTGGAGAACGCGGGCCTGTTCGCCGACGTGGACGCGAAGACCCTGGACCAGGTGCCCGCGCAGTTCCGCCCGTCCACCGGCAAATGGACCGGCGTGGCAGCGCGCTCAACGGTTTTCGTCTACAACAAGAACAAGGTCCAGCCCGGACAGCTGCCTGCCTCGCTGCTCGATCTGGCACAACCGCAGTGGAAGGGCCGCTGGGGCGCGGGCGTGTCCGGCGCCGACTTCCAGGCGATCGTGGCCGCTCTGCTCGCGCAGAAGGGTGAGGACGTCACTCGTGCCTGGCTGAAGGGCATGAAGGAGAACGCGACACCCTTCCCGAACAATGTCGCCACCATGAAGGCGGTCAACTCCGGCGGCCCGGACGGCGGCGTCATCTACCACTACTACTGGTACCGCGACCAGGCGAAGACGAAGGAGAGCAGCGCCGATACCGCCTTGCACTACTTCAAGAACCAGGACCCCGGGGCGTTCGTCAGCGTCTCCGGCGGCGGCGTGCTGAAGGCGAGCAAGAAGCAGGAGGCGGCGCAGAGGTTCCTGGCGTTCATCGTGGGCAAGGCCGGGCAAGAGGTGCTGCGCGACGGCACGTCGATGGAATACCCCGTCGCCGGCGGCGTGGCCGCGAACCCGGCTCTGCCGCCGCTGGCCGAGTTGCAGGCTCCCGCGATCGATCCGTCGAAGCTCGATTCGAAGAAGGTCTCGGCGCTGATGACCGAAGCGGGTCTGCTGTAA
- a CDS encoding iron ABC transporter permease, with product MTLRTVVAAPRIGRPGPVVTGIALLLVAATFVPLGYIVSTVWSTGLDQAAELVFRPRVGELLGNTAALVVCTVPVCVALGVGLAWVVERTDVPGKSWWGPVFAAPLAVPAFVNSYAWVSVFPTMHGLWAGVVISTMSYFPLAYLPAAATLRRLDPAVEESARALGSGPVAVFARVVLPQLRLAVLGGGLLIALHLLAEYGAFVMIRFDTFTTAIFEQYQSSFAGPAGSMLAGVLVLCCLALLGAEAGLRGRARYARIGGGAPRAAPRIRLGLGTLPVLVALVAVTAGALGVPLWTIGRWLRIGGAAVWDLTDIGDALGQTVGLAAVAALLTTLCAFPVAWIAVRSTSTFARLVEGANYITSSLPGIVIALAMVTVTIRWTPALYQTVGMVIAAYLLLFLPRALVGVRAGLAQVPVGLEEASRSLGKSGPATFFLVTLRLTAPAAAAAAALVFVAVATELTATLLLAPNGTRTLAMRFWGLSGELDYAAAAPYALIMIVTAVPVTYLLFTNSRKAAGI from the coding sequence GTGACACTCCGGACCGTTGTCGCCGCGCCCCGGATCGGCAGGCCAGGGCCGGTGGTCACGGGGATCGCGCTGTTGCTGGTGGCGGCGACGTTCGTGCCGCTGGGATACATCGTTTCGACGGTCTGGTCCACCGGCCTCGATCAGGCGGCCGAGCTGGTGTTCCGGCCGAGAGTCGGTGAGTTGCTGGGCAATACGGCGGCCCTGGTGGTGTGCACTGTACCGGTCTGTGTGGCGCTCGGGGTCGGGCTGGCCTGGGTGGTCGAGCGCACCGACGTTCCGGGGAAGTCGTGGTGGGGGCCGGTTTTCGCGGCGCCGCTCGCGGTGCCCGCCTTCGTCAACAGCTACGCCTGGGTCAGCGTCTTCCCGACCATGCACGGCCTGTGGGCCGGCGTGGTGATCTCCACGATGTCCTACTTCCCGCTGGCCTACCTGCCCGCGGCCGCCACGCTGCGCCGCTTGGACCCGGCGGTGGAGGAGTCGGCGCGAGCGCTGGGCTCGGGGCCGGTCGCGGTGTTCGCGCGGGTCGTGCTGCCGCAGTTGCGCTTGGCCGTCCTCGGTGGCGGGTTGCTCATCGCGCTGCATCTGCTCGCCGAGTACGGCGCCTTCGTGATGATCCGGTTCGACACGTTCACCACGGCCATCTTCGAGCAGTACCAGTCCAGCTTCGCCGGTCCGGCGGGCAGCATGCTCGCCGGTGTGCTCGTGCTGTGCTGCCTGGCACTACTCGGGGCCGAGGCCGGGCTGCGCGGCCGGGCCCGCTACGCCCGGATCGGCGGCGGTGCGCCGCGCGCCGCCCCCCGGATCCGATTGGGGCTCGGCACGTTGCCGGTGCTGGTCGCGCTCGTCGCCGTGACGGCGGGCGCCCTCGGCGTGCCGCTGTGGACCATCGGGCGCTGGTTGCGCATCGGCGGAGCGGCGGTGTGGGATCTCACCGACATCGGCGACGCGCTCGGGCAGACGGTCGGCCTCGCGGCCGTCGCCGCGCTGCTCACCACCCTGTGCGCGTTCCCGGTCGCGTGGATCGCGGTGCGTTCCACCTCGACGTTCGCCCGGCTGGTCGAGGGCGCCAACTACATCACCAGTTCGTTGCCCGGCATCGTGATCGCACTGGCCATGGTGACCGTGACCATCCGATGGACGCCCGCGCTCTATCAGACGGTGGGCATGGTGATCGCCGCCTATCTGCTGTTGTTCCTTCCCCGCGCGCTGGTCGGTGTGCGCGCCGGGCTCGCCCAGGTGCCGGTCGGTCTGGAGGAGGCTTCCCGGTCGCTGGGTAAGTCGGGCCCGGCGACGTTCTTCCTCGTCACGCTGCGGCTGACCGCGCCCGCCGCGGCCGCCGCCGCCGCGCTGGTGTTCGTCGCCGTGGCGACCGAACTCACCGCGACGCTGCTGCTGGCGCCCAACGGCACTCGCACGCTGGCGATGCGGTTCTGGGGCCTGTCCGGTGAATTGGACTACGCGGCCGCCGCACCGTACGCCCTGATCATGATCGTCACCGCCGTGCCGGTCACGTACCTGCTGTTCACCAACTCGCGGAAGGCGGCCGGGATATGA
- a CDS encoding ABC transporter ATP-binding protein produces MSRVAVTDVSKTFGHTRVLDGITLDVPDHTATAVVGASGCGKTTLLRVIAGFESPDAGSVSIGAQTVVGERVAVPPQRRNVGYVAQDGALFPHLTVGQNIAYGLPGPRRRSRGRVHELLEMVSLDASYADRRPHQLSGGQQQRVALARALARKPSVMLLDEPFSALDAGLRATTRQAVAETLREAGMTSILVTHDQEEALSFAEQVAVMREGRFTQVGKPQEVYATPKDLFTARFLGDCVLLEAVVEAGVAKCALGRIPVQRDAPTGTVTIMMRPEQIVAQPVSEGQPDSGRVRAVEFRGADVILSIDLDGAATPVHVRRASVDAPAVGRRVRLEVLGSAVAYAEPAKKD; encoded by the coding sequence ATGAGTCGCGTCGCCGTCACCGATGTGTCGAAGACGTTCGGCCACACCCGGGTTCTCGACGGGATCACCCTCGACGTGCCGGACCACACGGCGACCGCCGTGGTCGGGGCGTCCGGGTGCGGCAAGACCACTCTGCTGCGGGTGATCGCCGGATTCGAGTCGCCGGACGCGGGTTCGGTGTCGATCGGAGCGCAGACCGTCGTCGGCGAGCGCGTCGCGGTGCCGCCGCAGCGCCGCAACGTCGGCTACGTCGCCCAGGACGGGGCGCTGTTCCCGCACCTGACCGTCGGCCAGAACATCGCCTACGGACTGCCCGGCCCGCGCCGCCGCAGCCGCGGGCGGGTGCACGAACTGCTGGAGATGGTGTCGCTCGACGCGTCCTACGCCGACCGGCGGCCGCATCAGCTCTCCGGCGGCCAGCAGCAGCGCGTCGCCCTGGCCCGCGCGCTGGCGCGCAAGCCGTCGGTGATGCTGCTGGACGAGCCGTTCAGCGCGCTCGACGCGGGCCTGCGCGCGACGACCAGGCAGGCCGTGGCCGAGACGCTGCGCGAAGCGGGCATGACCAGCATCCTGGTGACCCACGACCAGGAGGAGGCGCTGAGTTTCGCCGAGCAGGTCGCGGTGATGCGCGAGGGACGCTTCACCCAGGTGGGAAAGCCCCAGGAGGTCTACGCCACGCCGAAGGACCTGTTCACCGCCCGATTCCTCGGCGACTGCGTACTACTGGAAGCGGTGGTCGAAGCCGGCGTGGCCAAGTGCGCGCTGGGGCGGATCCCGGTGCAGCGCGATGCCCCGACCGGGACGGTGACCATCATGATGCGGCCGGAACAGATCGTGGCCCAGCCTGTTTCGGAAGGACAGCCGGACAGCGGCCGGGTCCGCGCCGTCGAGTTCCGCGGCGCCGACGTGATCCTGTCGATCGATCTGGACGGCGCCGCCACCCCGGTCCACGTGCGCCGGGCCAGCGTCGACGCCCCGGCCGTCGGCCGGCGCGTGCGCCTGGAAGTGCTCGGCTCGGCAGTGGCGTACGCCGAGCCGGCAAAGAAAGACTGA
- a CDS encoding MarR family transcriptional regulator — MSRPRPLPNDPIEEAHRQWVGHGWGDVADGMAAVTSLVRAQQIVMARVDEALKPTGLTFSRYELLRLLSFSKTGALPMAKASARLQVHPTSVTNTVDRLEAAQLVERVPHPSDRRATLIEITDAGRELVAKATEELNAKVFARPGLAPERLHTLLQLLAEFRHAAGDFDTAEGTARWSATAPE, encoded by the coding sequence ATGTCTCGGCCACGCCCGCTTCCGAACGACCCGATCGAGGAGGCCCACCGTCAGTGGGTCGGCCACGGCTGGGGCGATGTCGCCGACGGCATGGCCGCGGTGACGTCGCTGGTGCGGGCGCAGCAGATCGTGATGGCGCGGGTGGACGAGGCGCTCAAACCCACCGGATTGACCTTCTCCCGCTACGAACTGCTCAGGCTGCTCAGTTTCAGCAAGACCGGGGCGTTGCCGATGGCGAAGGCCAGCGCGCGGTTGCAGGTGCACCCCACCAGCGTGACCAACACCGTGGATCGGCTGGAGGCGGCGCAGCTCGTCGAGCGCGTACCGCATCCCAGCGACCGGCGCGCCACCCTGATCGAGATCACCGACGCCGGGCGGGAATTGGTGGCGAAGGCGACCGAGGAACTCAACGCGAAAGTCTTCGCGCGGCCCGGGCTCGCGCCGGAACGGCTGCATACTCTCCTGCAATTGCTCGCCGAATTCCGACACGCAGCGGGCGACTTCGACACGGCGGAGGGAACAGCGCGCTGGTCGGCAACGGCCCCAGAGTGA